From a single Chlorocebus sabaeus isolate Y175 chromosome X, mChlSab1.0.hap1, whole genome shotgun sequence genomic region:
- the PNCK gene encoding calcium/calmodulin-dependent protein kinase type 1B yields MLLLKKHTEDISSVYEIRERLGSGAFSEVVLAQERGSAHLVALKCIPKKALRGKEALVENEIAVLRRISHPNIVALEDVHESPSHLYLAMELVTGGELFDRIMERGSYTEKDASHLVGQVLGAVSYLHSLGIVHRDLKPENLLYATPFEDSKIMVSDFGLSKIQAGNMLGTACGTPGYVAPELLEQKPYGKAVDVWALGVISYILLCGYPPFYDESDPELFNQILRASYEFDSPFWDDISESAKDFIRHLLERDPQKRFTCQQALQHLWISGDTAFDRDILGSVSEQIQKNFARMHWKRAFNATSFLRHIRKLGQSPEAEGASEQGLARHSHSGLHAGQPPKW; encoded by the exons ATGCTGCTGCTGAAGAAACACACGGAGGACATCAGCAGCGTCTATGAGATCCGCGAGAGGCTCGGCTC GGGTGCCTTCTCCGAGGTGGTGCTGGCCCAGGAGCGGGGCTCCGCACACCTCGTGGCCCTCAAGTGCATCCCCAAGAAGGCCCTCCGGGGCAAGGAGGCTCTGGTGGAGAACGAGATCGCAGTGCTCCGAAG GATCAGCCACCCCAACATTGTCGCTCTGGAGGATGTCCACGAGAGCCCTTCCCACCTCTACCTGGCCATGGAACT GGTGACGGGTGGCGAGCTGTTTGATCGCATCATGGAGCGCGGCTCCTACACAGAGAAGGATGCCAGCCATCTGGTGGGTCAGGTCCTCGGCGCCGTCTCCTACCTGCACAGCCTGGGGATCGTGCACCGGGACCTCAAG CCCGAAAACCTCCTGTATGCCACGCCCTTTGAGGACTCAAAGATCATGGTCTCTGACTTTGGACTCTCCAAAATCCAGGCTGGCAACATGCTAGGCACCGCCTGTGGGACCCCCGGATATGTGG CCCCAGAGCTCTTGGAGCAGAAACCCTACGGGAAGGCCGTAGATGTGTGGGCACTGGGCGTCATCTCCTACATCCT GCTGTGTGGGTATCCCCCCTTCTACGACGAGAGCGACCCTGAACTCTTCAACCAGATCCTGAGGGCCAGCTATGAGTTTGACTCTCCTTTCTGGGATGACATCTCAGAATCAG CCAAAGACTTCATCCGGCACCTTCTGGAGCGAGACCCCCAGAAGAGGTTCACCTGCCAACAGGCCTTGCAGCATCTTTG GATCTCTGGGGACACAGCCTTCGACAGGGACATCTTAGGCTCTGTCAGTGAGCAGATCCAGAAGAACTTTGCTCGGATGCACTGGAAG CGAGCCTTCAATGCCACCTCATTCCTGCGCCACATCCGGAAGCTGGGGCAGAGCCCAGAGGCCGAGGGGGCCTCTGAGCAGGGCCTGGCCCGGCACAGCCACTCAGGCCTCCATGCTGGCCAGCCCCCCAAGTGGTGA